The Fontisubflavum oceani genomic interval GAAGTTTCTCGACGTCGCAGAAGCGATCACCTGTTGGGCCAAGGGCGGCTTTGGGTCTGCGACGGTGCTCGTTTGCGGCATGTTTGCCGCCATCTCTGGTTCTGATGCGGCGGGGGCGGCGGCGGTTGGGCGGATGACCATCCCGGCTTGTCGAGTCCGGCTATCCGCGCCCCTATGCCTGCGCCCTGGTCGCGGCAGGGGCCTGTACCGGCATCCTGATCCCGCCCTCGATCGCCTATATTATCATCGGCCTGGTTCTGGGCGTGAATGTCTCGATCCTGTTCCTGGCCGCCGTTATTCCGGGCCTTCTGGTGCTTGTTGCGATCCTGATCACCAACACCATCGTCAACCGCCGCCACGCCTATGAAGGTGGCGGGCTGATGACCGTTGGCGAGTGGGGGGCGAACCTGTGGAAGACGATCCGCTCCGGCTGGTATGCGTTTCTGGTGCCTGGCATCATCTTTTACGGCATCTTCTCGGGCCGTTTGACGCCGACCGAGGCGGGGGCGGTGGCGGTCGTTGTCACCATCATTATCGGCTTCATTATCGGCACGCTGGAAGCTCTCGGATTTCCCCGCGATGCTGGTTAGCTCGGCCAAGGTGAACGGGGTGATCCTGCCGATCATCGCGTTTTCCCTGCCGCTGGCCCAAGCGCTGGCGATCCTTGGCGTGCCGCAAGGCTTCGTCGCGGCGGCCACATCGGTGAGCGAAGATCCGAGGGTCCTGATCCTGATGATGATCCTGATCCTGATCGCCGCAGGCTGCGTGATGGAAACCACACCGAACATCGTGATCCTGGCCCCGATCCTGTTCCCACTGGCTCAGAACATCGGCATGAACGAGATTCAGTTCTGCGTGATGATGATCACGGCGCTTGGGGTGGGCTTCATCACACCGCCGCTTGGGCTGAACCTCTTCGTTGTGTCCGGGATAACCGGCGAATCCATCCTCAAAATCGCGGCGCGGGCTGTTCCGTTCGTCTTCTTCATGCTGATCGTGACACTGATGATCGCTTATATCCCAGCCATCTCCACCTCCCTCCTTCCAGAGATCTACCGATAGGACCGCCTAAAGATGACAAGAGAGTACCTCAAGAAAGCGCCCCTCACCTCGAAATCGGATGCCTCGGATGTGCATGCAACGGTGCGTGACATCCTTGCCGATATCGAAGCCGGCGGAGATGAGAAGGCGCGCGAGTATGCGGCGAAGTTCGACAAATATGACGGCAATATCATCCTGACACCGGCGGAGATTGAGGCCGCCAGCGCGTTGGTTCCCGATAAGCTCAAGGCCGATATCCAGTTCGCTCATGACAATGTGCGCCGCTTTGCGGAGGCGCAAAAGGCGACGGTCAGTGATTTGGAATTGGAAGTGGTGCCAGGTCTGATCGCAGGGCAGAAGGCGATCCCGGTGAATGCGGCGGGCTGTTACGTGCCCGGTGGGCGCTACAGCCATATCGCGAGCGCGATCATGACCGTGACGACCGCGAAGGTTGCCGGGTGTAAGCACATCATGGCGACATCTCCGCCGCGCCCGGGCGTCGGTGTGGCCCCGGCCATCGTCTATGCCGCCCATATCTGTGGCGCAGACACGATCATGGCCTTGGGCGGTGTTCAAGGCGTCGCGGCGATGACCTATGGCTTGTTTGGGTTGCCGGAGGCGAACATTTTGGTGGGGCCGGGCAATCAGTTCGTGGCCGAGGCCAAGCGCATTCTCTTCGGGCGCGTCGGCATCGATATGATCGCCGGACCGACCGACAGCCTGATCCTCGCCGATCGTACGGCCGATCCGCATATCGTGGCCACCGATTTGGTGAGCCAGGCCGAGCATGGCTATAACTCGCCGGTTTGGCTGGTGACCGATGACCGGGCCTTGGCCGAAGACGTGATGGCCAGGATTCCGGCGCTGATCGACGATCTGCCTGAGGTGAACCGCGAAAACGCGACCGCCGCGTGGCGCGATTATGCCGAGGTGATCCTCTGCGCCGATCGCGAAGATATGGCCGCCTGTTCCGACGCATACGCGCCTGAACATCTGACCGTGCAGGCGGAAGATCTGGAGTGGTGGAAGAACCGGCTGAGTTGCTATGGCTCGCTGTTTCTGGGCGAGGAAAC includes:
- the hisD gene encoding histidinol dehydrogenase produces the protein MTREYLKKAPLTSKSDASDVHATVRDILADIEAGGDEKAREYAAKFDKYDGNIILTPAEIEAASALVPDKLKADIQFAHDNVRRFAEAQKATVSDLELEVVPGLIAGQKAIPVNAAGCYVPGGRYSHIASAIMTVTTAKVAGCKHIMATSPPRPGVGVAPAIVYAAHICGADTIMALGGVQGVAAMTYGLFGLPEANILVGPGNQFVAEAKRILFGRVGIDMIAGPTDSLILADRTADPHIVATDLVSQAEHGYNSPVWLVTDDRALAEDVMARIPALIDDLPEVNRENATAAWRDYAEVILCADREDMAACSDAYAPEHLTVQAEDLEWWKNRLSCYGSLFLGEETTVAYGDKASGTNHVLPTSGAASYTGGLSVHKYMKIVTWQQATREGAKDVAEATARISRLEGMEGHARAADARLAKYFPDEQFDLTADG